The region GCACGTTAAATTCAAACCTGTTTTTCCAGTTTCAGTGATTTATCAGTGACAGTTTAGATTCAGATATTGGTGCTTCTGATGCTATTCTCTGGTTTTGCCTTCAGTcgatattttattcttcttattcctgtaagcagaaCTGGGAAGGTCTGGTTGATGTCCTATTGGGAGCTAAGAACAAAGAGTATTAAGATTGGATTAAGAGAAAACTATCTTAGTTATGTTTGGGTAGATTCAGAGCTACGtaggtgaagaaatttttaataagcacttTTTCCAGCTCTCAATTACCTAAGGAGTAAAGGacagctcctgagagcctcaagaGTGTTGCCTTTGTGGCCTCTAAATCCACCCATTTCCTTGTCTCTACAGCCTCTCCAGTGCTGGGACCAGACAAGACCATGAACTCTGGAGTCTCCCTGTATCCTGGCACTGCCCTGCCAATCCCTTCACCCATTCCtggcccaccacccccacctccctgggggcagcacctacccccatctttccttcctggcagctctctgcagccgCCTGCTTTCCCCAGGCCACAGTTGGTGACAGGAAAGGGGGGCCTTGTCCCCAGTGGGACTGGAGCTGAGAAGATCATTATTCAAATCAGAAAACTAGGGGGACCAGCAGAGCCCCCTCCTACTCACccctttgtccttcctcagaTGCCCCACACTTCAAGTGACCCAAGGATCCTCTGTGGGGGTGCTCAGCATGCCCCTCCTGGGATCTTGAGGGCCTCTGCTCTGGAGCCCTTGATCCCAGCCTCAGCTGTGGGGTGCACCCAGTCTGCTGAGGGAGGCTGGACCCCAGGCCTTCCTCCTCAAGCTCCACCACCAGCTGCCCAGTTGGCCCCCAGGATCCCTCCAGGGAATGCTTTCTTCAGGCCACAGGGGGCCTCCATGGAGAGAGGTCCTCCCTCCACCCAGTCCAAGGATGACTCCTGGAACCCCAAGAGTGTTTACCAGAACTTCCGATGTTGGCAGTGCTTCAAGTCCCTGGCCCGGAGGCACATTCGCCTAAGTCCTGATGCTGaagctctttcctgctttctcatGTGAGTGGCCTCCTCTTGGAGACACATTTGACTGTTTTGCACCATTCGGATACAGAGGACTAGGGATGGATACACCAGGTTAATGTCTCCAGGGTTTCTTGACAGTAGGTCATGATGAGAGAAGATCTATCCCTGGTTTATGACTGATTTTCAGGTGTCTTATCTCAAGTGATACCTCCCTCTGTTGGGGGTCCAGCCATTCTCTACTTTGGTATCATTATCCTAGTAACCATAGACATAAAAACTAACAATCAGAGAGTTGTCCTGTGATCGAGTGAGGAGCCATGATTTGAATTGAGGTGTGACTTCAAACACCACACTCTTCCCCTTGCAAAGCATGTGttgtccagagaaagcaaaatccaCAGAGATCAGGCAAATAACTCTAGTTTTGCCCCAACACATTGTTCTGGAGATTTCCAGTTAGAACTGGGAGTTGGCAAAAACTGTAGAGTTGTGAAGCTCTTGGCTCCAACTCAATTTGTAATCCTGGAGAGGTTACCTCACTTGGTAACCTTACCTGTAAgggtttattccatttatttcagagTATTGCTGAGACGGTTACATGAGCTAATAGACAAAGTACTTCATAGACACAACTTCTCATGCTTTCCTACATTACACAATAACTAgtctttttccttattattataattcttagttttttaaattgttatattaTCATTGTGAGATTTTGAAAGGACAAGAAGAGCAAAAGAGCTCACAAAAGGCAAAACTATCCTAGCTAAAGCGTGTGAATGAATGATTAGCAATGTGGCCCAAGACCATGGGCTGTTGTGACTTTCAGACAGAAACCATGATGATAATAGTTTCCCCTTTTCACACCCTGAACTGCCAGGTGTCTCTGCTCTGCACTGCCCCCAGTAAAATTATGTGTCAATGGCAATAGAGCCTATATCAAATAACAggacacttattttttatttacacaatgcttttcaatttttgaacTCCCAAAAATATCTCCTGCCCCAGGAAAGAAATTCAAGGAAGTCCCCCAAATTTCCAGCTTAAGAGTCTTAATGATTCTCCCACATTCTTGAGCACTCTTGGACCAAACTCTCCAATGCAGGCAGCAGCATGACCTTCTGAATCTTGAGGCAGCCCATGGCTGTCCATGGACGTGGGCTTTTGGGCTTTAACAACCCTTGGCTTTGCATATTAATTCCTCTTTGTATTCTGATGCTCTGTTTTCCAAAGCACTAATCACCTAATAGTCACCTGGGAAGTTGTTTACTTAGCTTTTGACCCCTGGGAATAGGCCCAGAATCTCCTTTTAAAGTGttctcccagttcattcactACACAGTGCCATTGAAGCAACAAAGGGAAGTCAGAGATTCCAAAACAATCATTTCCTGAGCTGGACTTTGAGAGATGAATCCTTGTATTGATATTCAATATTCAGTCAGGGATCATATAAGGCAGATGCACTTAAAATCACAGGGTACACATAGAAAGGAGATCATGAAGGGACAGATGGTGGATAGATGTGATGGGGTTCAGGTGATATTGGCTGGGTAGTGTCACGAAGGGGTAGGAGAAGGTGCATGTAGAATATTACTGACACGGGGaattttagcccagtgcttcgGTCACTGGCCTGTCGGAAGCCTACCATGAGCCTGGATGAGGGACTGCAGAGGGCCGTGCAGGAGTGGCAGCACACAAGCAACTTTGATCGGATGATCTACTACGAGATGGCAGCAAAGTGAGTCCAAGGACCCTTGTTAATTTGCGAGGTTTTGTGGCTGGGTGTGATTGGGGAGGACGAAGCCAGGCAGGGGTCTTGCTTTGTTGCTGGTCAATAGAAGGGATACTTAGAGAGGGGGTGTCAACTAGGTCACTATTCCCTGGATACTGAGGGACCAACTACTCTGTGCCGTCACTTTCACCTTTAGTACTGGGCAGTTTTTCACCTTTCTTCCATAGGATGCTCAACCCTTCTCTGATATTGGGTCTGCAGATGTCATGAAATTGAAGGTCTTAGGATGGGGTTGAGGGTAATTCCCATAGATCCTCTAGGATTGTAGGTTGTAGCCTCTAGGTTGTAGGTACTTTGCAGGGGTGACATGCTTGACAAGGCATGTTTCTGCCTGTCTGGGTGTCTGGGCAGCTGGAGCCTATTGGCACAGGACTTTGGGCCCACCTCTCCTCATGAGATAATGTCCAAGTGGCTCTCTGTCATTCCAGATGAGTTAGAGGTGGAGGAGGTTGGTTAGGGGAAGCCAGGATCTCAGATATCCTGTGAACAATTTGTTCAACTGCATGTTAAACTCTTGgctaaaacacaaagcaatgacaaaaaataaaataaaaaggacagcaTTGGAAATTGAATCCCCTCCATAatgtttccttctactttctttccaAGCATTTCTGCACCCCATGTCTTCATTAGGTTTACTGCTCCAAGGCTCTAGGATTCTTAGATCTGGGCACTGATCCCtcctttatttataatattaacatcCCAGATCCCAGCATGTGATTAGTCAGCTCATCTGTCTAGTTTTTGCTATGACATCCTTGACTTGGAGATGATGGCCACCTTTGTCATCCTGTCATGGAACACACTGACTAATTTAATTCAAGAACCTATATCAAGATTGTTGAAGCCCACTAGATCCTAGTTAAGACAGTGTATAGTCTAGCAATTACAACCTGTAGACTGAACTTTGAAAATCTTCCCAGGACCAAATTGATTCATTTCTTTCACATTCCCCTTAAGTGATGATGAGTTTTGCTGTAGGTGAACGGGTGATGTGGGGACCTCATGAAGTACCCCCAAACTGTGGTTGTACTGCCAGGAGCAAAACCCCTCTTGGAAAAGCACTTATCCAAGACCTTGATATCCCTCCCAAGACACTTAGTTTCCCCTATTGTTGGTGCTGATTTCCTTTTGTAGGCAATCAGTGGGCCAGGCCATGCTGTCAACACTGCTTGTGCCTTCCTCCCATGCTAGGTTCAAGGAGtttgaaattgaagaagacaGGCAGATTCAGATGTTGGTGGAGAAGAAGAGTTTCCAGTGCTCTCCACCTCCAGCCCCTCCAAATCTTCATCCACAGGTGCCCCCAGGCACTATGGAAGCCCAGAAGCCAGGTATGGCTCATCACATTCCAACAGAAGACTAGGTGCAAAGGGGACTGAGAGAAGGCAATAGGACTCATGAGCTGCATTCCTTTCAAGATTTGCCTTCTGTATTTCCAAAGGAGAAACCCATCGAGAACCTAGTTTCTCAGGTACCCTTTGTCATGGGCTAGGTCAATTTTGTCAGCTGTCATAACTGCACTCTCATCTTGACTGTCAAAAGGgacacatttatataatattcctgATGATTACGGGGTGGAGGAAGGGATAGCTTTCAATATCACaagttcttctttttcttgaacAGAAACTTTCTCTAAGGtcattcatcttttaaattttatcccaTAAATGTTCGTGTAGTTTCAGATTTGCCTGAACCACCTGGAAGCATTTTCTATCCCTAAAATATTACTCTCACCAATATATGGTTGAAAAATAAAAGCTGGAGATTCATTCCACTTTTACTTCTTGACCTCTGCCCCTACCTTTAGTGTACAATCCAAAAAACTCAGGGCCCAAGACCAAGGTTTCCAGGCAGAGGCAACGCAGACAGCAGCGGGCTCTGAAGACAAAGGCCCCCAAGGAGATCCCACCTGAAGCCGTAAAAGAGTACATTGACCTCATGGATGGGCCGGTGGGGCCTTTGCACTCAGCCTCTGAGGGGGAAGATGGAAAATCGGAAGAGGAGGGACATGGACAGCAGGAATGTGATGGAATCTATGCAGACCCGGATCTCCTCAACTACATCCACCAGCTGTGTGCAGAGGAAGACTTCATCACCAAGGTGGGTGGATTTTAGGTGAGGTGTCTAGCAGAGGCCTTAGTTTTAGCACCGTCAGCATGTTCAGGTCTGTGCTTCTTTCCCAGTCTGTTGAAACTTGGGTCTATACCTTATCTCCTGAGCAGTGTGGAGTGGGTACAGGTATGTGTATTtgagtctttgtgtgtgtgtgcatgtgttagTGTGTATATGTGTAGCTGGTGGAGGTCATCATCCCAAACATCCACAGATTGCAGATTGGGGTGCCGTGTCAATGCTTTCCCTCCTGCTTCCAAAACCAACAGGTGGCTCTTCCTCTAGGGTGCTCAATCCCCTTTTATTACTGTTCCCAGGTGGAGGCTGTCATTCACCCTCGATTCCTAGAAGAATTGCTTTCCCCAGGAGCACATGTAGACTTGTTGTCCTTAACAGAGGAGCTGCAGCAAGAGGAAGGACTCACTCCCACCCAGGTAAACCAAGGGTGGGAGGGCCTCACAACATGTAATCCACATGACCTTGTCTAACCTGCTTTGTCTTGGGTGGCATGGTTCCTGGAGAAAAACAGCGGAAGGTGTGGGGGCAAATGGAGAACCAGTATGGAGGAAATTATGGAGAGGTAGGGGTAGGTGTGGATAGGACTGCAAGTTTGGGAATCGTGCATAGGAAGATGGGCAGAATAAGCtataatatatgtatacaaaACCTACCTACCTTCTGGCCGAGTGCAGTCATCTTTGCCACACATTCAGCCACCTCATGTGAGAAACATCTGCAGTCATTAATTGTCTATTTCCTTGACCACAGCTGGCTGAGAAGCGTCTGCTGTCCTTGAAAGATGTAGAGGGTATGGAAGCACCTCCAAGTTATGATACACCTGAACTGGACAGAGTTCCTTCCACATGCAAGTCTAGCAATGGTGCAGAGAGTAAAGCTGAGCATGGCCAACTTCTAGGGATTCAAGTCAGTACTGATGTCCTACACAGGGAtggcagagcagacaacagcctgGACCTCCTTAAAGACAATGGTGTCTCTCCAAGGAGTCAAGACAATCTAcaaatcataaagaaacaaatgtcTTATCACCACCAACACCAAAGACACTCTTCCCTTAGATTCAGAAGCAGAGATGAGGTGCCTCTGTAAGAAACCTTTCCTATAAGTACCAAATCCAAGCCCGCAGATGGGTCCAATGAAGAGGAGGATGAGGAGCTCCCCAGCCTTGCATTCTTCTTGAAACTGCCACATCAGCTGCTGCCATGGGGACTTGTCAAGAGTTCCCTCGCTCACTCAGGCCATCACACCTCTGGAATCAAGAGAGCACGTGGAGAATCCCTGTCTGTATCATCTCTGAAAAGAGGTCACAGTCAAACTCCTCATCCTGATGCCAAGTCTCCAAACACGGCTTTAGTTGAAGGTCCATCTTCTGCTGGAAGAAAATCCCACCTCATAGCTGACTTTGGGGCTCCTGGCAGGCAAATGTCAGTGCTGGGTGCAAGCCAATCCTCTCAGTCTCGAAAAAGAAGGTGTGAGCAACATCTGGATCCTAGAAAGAAGAAGCCCCGCTGTGGAGTGTAGGGAGCAGTGGGACCAAACTCTCCACATAAAAGAACTGCCATTGTGGACCCCAACAGTAGATTTCTTCTTGCTTTAACCAAATGACTCTACATGCAGCTTCCTGGTCCTACTGTTACTCCTTGGAAGTTCTAGAGACTGTGGGGAGGACAGTGAGGGCCTTCAAAGGCTTTCCAATATGAATATGATACTCTTGGTAGGGGAGGAGGAGTGGTAGTTTTGGGCGTTTAATTGAAAATGTATATAAAGTTAGTTTTGATTTAAAATGCTCTCCGTTCTGCAATATTGTATTTGTCCAACATTGCTATTTCAGGGATGGTGGGATGTTGAAGGTGGAGGGATACGGATGGCTGCAGTCTCGGTGGATCCACAGGTGACTGACCTAGTTCTGTCCTCCTGCTTCAGTCTATATTCTTTCAGCCTGctcctgggaaaagagaaatgtCACGGTCTTCCTGTTTAGTGACAAGTCCCCATTAGTCTCTTTCCTTATGCCTTCTGACAAGGCCTGGCTCCATTGTGGGTGGCCATCATTGGATGGCCATCAGGATATTATCTGTATCTCCTAATACTTTCCTCATGGAAAGCTGCTCTTCTACATTTTTGGTTTCTGGAATATCAGCTAATTTTCTATAACTGATATGTGAGTCAACACCTTCCCTGAGTGTTCCTGTGCTTTCCTTTCCTAAGGATGTAGACATTGGAGCTTCCATGGTCCTCAGCACATGGAGGCCATGTGTTGTGTGGTTGGTTTGAGTAGACACCCCCGAGCCTGCGTCCTAGGGGCATGAATCTGCATATTTCCACTTCTATAGAGGAGATAGCACATTAAGACTCAGGATTACTAAATGTATAATTAGAGTTGGCCTATTTCTTAATGCTAATAAGGACAGAAAAAGGATGTGGGCCAAAAGAAGATTCACAAGTCCATCAAAATATATGTGCATGCAATACGATATAGGGACGGAGGATATGAAGTCGCTTTGTGTATTTCGGTGCAGGAATGAGTCTTGTCCAAGTAGCTGGGGAGGGATTCACTTTGTGGCCAAGGGGGCTGACCTCAGGAACCTTTGGGCTCTTCCAAGGATCGCTCCACAAGCACTGCTCCCTCTCCTCccgaaataatgactgaaatttttATATGGAACACAGGTAGAAAATTACACTCATGTCTAAAATTGTTTCTTTCCAAAGAAAGTCAAACCAACttcattgtaaaaataaaacagagaaaaataaatggtttGATTTGTTTAGCATGCTGTGGGCTGCCCTGCATGTGCAAGGGATATTTAAGCTGGGAGGAAGGTGGAGAAGGGCCGACGCCCTCAATCAAGCCCCTACCTGGGCTCTTGTCCAGGCCCATGGTTAGAGCAGTTGGACAGCCTGGGAATGTGGGATTTAGTGACTAGCATTTGATtctggggggtgtggagagtttAATTGAGCACTGGGTGGACATCTTCCAGACCTGAATTAAGAGGTAAGTGTCCTATGAGGatacaatcaagaaaaaaacccGAGATCAAGGAGATACAGTGCACACCCTCTTTGTATTGAAAGTTTTTTTTGTCACCCTCCAACCTCTAATTAACCTCTCAAATTGAGGTGTTCATGGTCCATTCTCTCGACTCATCCTGTCAGCCCTAACAGACACTGAGATTCCCTGACACACACCCTTGTTCTTGGCCAGTGCTGCCTTCTCTAAGTTCTAAGTTCTGATTCCTTCCGCATTGACTTTGTGGTTTCAGGCAATCCATGACTCCCAGAGTGTGTCCTCTGCAACAGCTCAGCACACACAGCTGGGGTTGCATTGCAGCGTGGTGTCCCATCATATAGGCAGAATGGCAATAAGGCTGCCCTTTCACCAAGGTTTCCTGGCACCCATGCTTGCTGCTGGCGAACAACTTGGGATAGAAAGTCACATATCAGGACCCTCTCTTCTTGTCATCTTCACATATTACCCACAATTCTGTCCACAATTTCTCCTTCACCTCTACTTCTTGTTCCAAAGTGAGCAGCATCCAGGGGCTGTCTGCCCTGTACTGTCCTTTCTGTAATGGAATTTTGTACTTGGCCTTGCTTTCCACAGCTGATGTCCTCTCTCTGTTCCAAGTTGGACCTCACCAAAGTGATGTGGGACTCATAGGCTGTATGTCACAGAGGCAGGATGACAAGGGTTGGGCACCAAGCAACAAATGTCTAGAAGATTCCTAAGCACCATGTCATGCAGGGTCCACTTGGGTAGAGCATCCTCATCGTGTGTTCCCATACTGCTTCTTCCTGGTGTTGAAATCAGTGACCACACCAGTCATTAATTGATAATATATTGAGGGAACAAAAGAGCCCATGCTCCACCATTCACTGCTGTAAGACTTTGGGAAAGTCACCAAGTCCTTTCCATTCCAAGTTCTTTATTGGAAAATGGATGTAACATAGTTCATCTCAGGATGTTTGAAATAGTAAATGAATCCTGCTTGTAAGAAACTAGTTCAACTCTCCTGTGGTCTCTCTTCTCAGTCAGGGATGGAATTCATCATCACATTTAGTCCAGGGCTTTTTGGCTTTGCTCTCATGTTTTCACATACCTGGGTGCCATCTCCATCTCCCATCCTTGTTTTAGTTGAAGAGTTGACAGCAGGTGGGAGATTCTGGTGTTGTCCAAACACTGTTCCGTGCCCAATCCCGAAAATATGTCCGTGAGC is a window of Dasypus novemcinctus isolate mDasNov1 chromosome 29, mDasNov1.1.hap2, whole genome shotgun sequence DNA encoding:
- the LOC131276574 gene encoding NUT family member 2G-like; amino-acid sequence: MNSGVSLYPGTALPIPSPIPGPPPPPPWGQHLPPSFLPGSSLQPPAFPRPQLVTGKGGLVPSGTGAEKIIIQIRKLGGPAEPPPTHPFVLPQMPHTSSDPRILCGGAQHAPPGILRASALEPLIPASAVGCTQSAEGGWTPGLPPQAPPPAAQLAPRIPPGNAFFRPQGASMERGPPSTQSKDDSWNPKSVYQNFRCWQCFKSLARRHIRLSPDAEALSCFLIPVLRSLACRKPTMSLDEGLQRAVQEWQHTSNFDRMIYYEMAAKFKEFEIEEDRQIQMLVEKKSFQCSPPPAPPNLHPQVPPGTMEAQKPVYNPKNSGPKTKVSRQRQRRQQRALKTKAPKEIPPEAVKEYIDLMDGPVGPLHSASEGEDGKSEEEGHGQQECDGIYADPDLLNYIHQLCAEEDFITKVEAVIHPRFLEELLSPGAHVDLLSLTEELQQEEGLTPTQLAEKRLLSLKDVEGMEAPPSYDTPELDRVPSTCKSSNGAESKAEHGQLLGIQGWWDVEGGGIRMAAVSVDPQVTDLVLSSCFSLYSFSLLLGKEKCHGLPV